TGGAAGCGGACGCGCTGAGCCCCCTGGAGCTGGGTCTCCTGCTGCTGCCCCTCTTGGTCACACTCCTGGCTGCCCTGTGTGTGCGCTGCCGTGAGCTGCCAGGTAAGTGGGGAGCTCTGGGGTACTGGGTGCTGGGCACCCCATTGGGTCCTCatgccctccccagcccctggctcCCTCGAACTGTCCCTGCCTCGGTCCTGCTGGGGGGAACGGGACGGGATGGGATGGACTGAGTGTCTTTGTTCCTGGTGCGCCCTGATCCTGCCTCATTGgccctctctcctccagcctcctaCGAGAGTGCCTCCACAGAAAGGTGAgtcccatcccccccccatgTGTTTTCCCTTTGTTCTGATGGAGGGCTTGGGGCTGCGGCCCTCTTGGGCCTATACCCAAGCCGCCTCTTTCCTACCAGTTTGTACCCAAGGAGCATCCTCATCAAACCGCCTCGTGAGTTCAGGGTCCTCGGCCTTCCTTGAGGGTTCTTGGGAGTGTGCCTTTGTCCTGCTCACCCTAGCTGTCTATTACCtgggatgggttgggggaaagTGGGAGCCCCCATGCCTGTTTAGGACATGGTTTTAGGGGTACATCTGTCCTTAGAGGCCTTGACatgggtcgggggtgggggtggtgtctGGAGTCATTCCCTCAAGCTTGGTTCTATGTCCTCAGAAATAACCGTCCCCAGAACAACTTCCACTTCCTACCCTCTTGTTACCTCCTTCCCACCCCTGAGGCAGCCAGACCTGCTCCCCATTCCGTGAGTACCCCTCAGCTGCCTCCCTCTGATCCGCTGTGCCTCCTCCACCTTCTAGGGTGGGGGGACGTGGCTTTTTCCCTGTTGCGACCCCGCTTGCCCCAGAGTCCTACTTAGACCTGGTCCCTGACCTTTGACTTCCAGGAGATCCCCACAGCCCCTTGGGGGTTCCCATCGGATGCCATCTTCCCGGCAAGATTCAGAGGATGGTAAGAGTGTACAGGGTTAGCGGACTGGGGAGAGGGTGTGCAGCCCGAGCTGACTccgtctccctcctccccctctctctttgaaGCCAACAGTGTGGCGAGCTACGAGAACCAGGGTGGGTCTGGGGTCTGGGgaactgggtggggtggggaggctggagcTGTCCCAGGTCACGTGGACTTCTCACTCCTCACAGAGCCAGCCTGTGAGAACGTGGATGAAGATGAGGACGAGGACGACTATCCCAATGAGGGCTACCTgtgagtggggaggggggaggggagggtggaagTTGGGGACCCTTTCTCAcctcctcattccttccttccagagAGGTGCTCCCTGACAGCACCCCGGCCGCCGTTCCCGTGGTCTCCTCTGCTCCTGTGCCCAGCAACCCTGGCCTCCGAGACAGCGCCTTCTCCAGTGAGTCAGGGTTTCTGTCCACCTCCTTCCGCCATGTGCTGCTGGCTGCacctctcttccctctcatttCTGAGTGATTGCcgcccttccatttcctccttcagaTGTTGGACTTCCTGCTCTTCACTTCCGATTGccttgcttttccttcctccctcttttgtcTTACCATTTTTCTGTTGTCTAAGAAATTTCCTGACTCTTCTTTAACCCTTccattgaaattttatttctggATTGGATGCGAGGGCACACGCCTATAACCCTGGCATCAGGAGTCTGGGTAGGAGggttgagtttgaggctagcctggccgatatatagtgagaccctgcttcaaaaacaaaaacagcactgccaccaacaaaaagaaaagaaaaaaatcatttctcttaTCTGAAAGCTCTTTTTTGGGCTTCTCGGTATTCTTTTTGTATAGTACCCTGTTCTTGTTTCATGGAAGCAATGCCATCTAATGTATCTGTAAGAACTTTGGTTAGAgattgtttctctctgtctctgtctatgtcgtctgtctgtctctcactcacactctctctcactgAAGCTTTCTTCTGCTTACCATGtggtctttgtttttcttgggCTGCATTTTTCTGCATTGGTCTCTTCCATTCCTGCTGTTCTTTCCTGAACTTCCCTTAGGGTTTGGTGATCTTCGGTGTTCtatcctcttctctctgtgtagcaTGAGTGTCCCTTACCTGAAACACCACAATACAGATTTAGGAATATCTACAGATATATAGTGAATTTTGTtggggatatatatatgtatatatatatgtgtgtgtgtgtgtgtgtgtgtgtgtgtgtgtgtgtgtgtgtgtgtgtgtatatcagtCTGAAggtagaattttgttttgttttgagatagggtctcactatgtagccctggttgtcctggaacttgatatgtagaccaggctggcctcaaactcacaaagatctacctgcctctgcctcctaggtgctgagattaaaggtgtgtgccaccatgctcagctttggaGGTAGTTTATGCAAATTTTAATTAATCTTTTGCATAAAACCGAAATTTCCCAGTGTAGAGTTTACCATCTGGGGCATTACACCAGTGCCTCGAAGGTTTGGGATTTTGGAATATTCTGAATTTTGGAGTTTTAATTCAGGAACACCCAACTTTCTGTATTTACCCTAGACTATTTTGTCTGTCCCcaagttctgtttgttttgtttaaggcagaatctcactgtgtagccctggctgccctggaacttgctttgtagactagtctggcctttAACCCATAGAGATCCAGTTGtctctgctgggtgctgggattgtaggcatgttccaccacacctggcctctggTTCCATTTGTAGTCCGGATTTCTAATTTGTCGTTTCTCTCCTGAACCCCGAGACTGTTTAAGTGATTctttccatccatctatccaccaccatccatccatccatccacccatccatccatccatccacccatccatccatccatccttctatcatccatctatcattcatccatccatcatctacccattcatccatccatcatccatctgtccatcatccatccatccaaccccTCACTCATTTCCTGGGTATGTCTGCTGGGTTATGTTAGGTATTTAGTGAGTCAATTCAGCAAATTTGTAAAGATAAAAGAATCATTTGCTAGGGCCAAAATGACTAATTTTAAGTTCATTGAGAGGCATTGTCTCAATGGACTGAGGTGGAGTGGATAAAGCCTCCACGTGTTCATGGGTGTGTGCATCTGCATAGCATACACACAAAGATACTAAAAGAGGTACTGGTACCTGAGGACCGACTTCATGCCCTTGTAGTATACATTAACCCGTTAAACCTCACAGTTCCTGGGTACTCTGCTGACTacccccttccctcctgcccctcacttCTGTCTCTGTACTATGCTAgggtttattttttcatttctattgacTGATTGGTTGGCATAGTCTTGCTATTGTGATGCCCAATTTGGCCTTTAAGCCTGGAGCTCAAGTTACCTTCTGTCTCAGCTTTCCGGGACCACAAGCATGTGTTGCTGTACCCAGCGGGTTTATTAATAGATACTTGGTAGCAAATAGTGTATGGCAGGCTCTATTTTGCTATTTACTGTTCCAGTCCTCGCAATAGTCCTGTGGGGCAGGTCTTGTTTTGAACTTTATTCTACAGccgaggaaactgagtcacagagcaTTGAGGTAATTTATCTGAGGTAACATAGCTGGTTGGTGCTagaactgggatttgaaccaggaTATTTGGCTCCGAAGCCCAGCTTGTCTGCATGCTCATACAGAATCCAGGCAGCGGtgaaagcagaaagcaaacaGCCATGTAACATGGCGAGTGGTATGTGTGGGCCTGGGAGGGTGTAGTATGGGCAATGGCTAGTAATGTTGAGGAGCCAGACAGGTCTGATGAGGAGGGGACGCCATCTGGACCAAGTGTGCCATCTCTTCCACATGCCACCAAGATGTCTGTCCTCTGCGCTCCTTTGATCCCTGCTCCCTGCCGTGCTCTCAGAGTCCCATACTGTCGCCGTTTGATTTTCCAGTGGCACTGGTCCAGTGGATCTCTGTCCTCCTCCATGGCCCTTGCCCTTGCTGCTCCCCTTGCTTCTCCTGAATATTCTCTCTATATCCTGTGGGCCTGCCTCGGGGGAAGGCTGTGTTTGGAGACCTGGGCGGCCTCTGGGAACCAGTGCCTGGCTGAGGGTCTTCTAGTTACTGCACTGCAATTTCTGTCCTACAGTGGAGTCAGGTGAAGATTACGTGAACGTCCCCGAGAGCGAGGAGAGTGCAGAAGCGTCTCTGGGTAGGTGACTCTGCGCTCTGTGTACGGCCCATAGCCTCTCCCACCCTCCACATGGCCTGCCCTTCGCATCACTGTCCCTCTTGATCTGTCCCCCACAGATGGGAGCCGGGAGTATGTGAATGTGTCCCAGGAGCTGCAGCCAGTGACCGGGGCTGAGCTGGGTGTGTATCGAGGTGTAAGGGGCAGAAGCTGGAGAGCCTGCCTTCAGCAGATAGCCTGCAGGCTGACCCCcagtctccctctgtctctccctcccagccACCCTGAAGTCCCAGGAggtggaagatgaagaagaggaaggggtggaggcagaggaggctcCCGATTATGAGAATCTGCAGGAACTTAACTGAGAGCCTGGTGAGTggcccctgtccccacccctgccttggGCCTTCTCTCCAGGAGCCCCTTCCTGGCCACCCCCAGTGGTTAGGCACGTACTTGGTGGCTCTGGGTACCAGGTTGGTTTCGTGACTCGGTGACTCTGCCCCTGTCTCCCCGCCCTGTTGTGTTTCAGCTGCAGccatctgtcctggaactagccttgctgggagggcagagctgggcagcTGGAAGTAGCTCTAAGAGAGTCCCATTTGACCTCTGCCTTGTCAGCCGTCTGAGAATCCCCCTAACTTATTGTCACTTTGGGGTCCAATCTGTGTCCCCAGTATTCTGCATCTTCTGACGAAGCCTGAGAATGAATCTAGTTCCTGCTTGACTCTGTCATGGAATAAAGGCCGTGATGGCCCAAAAtcttcctcttgtttttttttgtttttattggggCAGGGTCTTGccgtgtagatcaggctggccttgaactcgtgggtgatcatcctgcctctgcctccctggtgctgggagtacaggtgtgtACCAGTGTGCATAGCCTGCCAGCCGGTCTGTTGGCTTTggggtcctggaaggctgagtgaaggtAGTGTTGGATTGAGGACTGTCCTTTGTGGGATGTTTGTGAAGGTGGGCGTACATGACCTGTGGgtctaggggtgtgtgtgtgtgtgtgtgtctgcatcagAGTGTCTGGatagctctgtctgtctgtctgtctgtctgtgggtctcccTCCTCCACAGGGGCTCCACCGCCCTCTTAACTGTCTTGGTTTAAAGGCTGTAAATGACAGAAGACCGTGACTTGGACTTAGCCATTTTCTAAGTGAGGCCTTTGATCCAGCCTGGCCCTTTTGGGGTTCAGAATGTATCTCCCCACAGATAGTTCATGGACATGTAGCTGTTCATTGTGACAGTGGCAGATCAGGGTGCAGGGCACCTCTGGGTGGGGAGTGTGTGCCAGCAGCAAGACCCTGCCTTGGTGACCCTGGTTCCTTCTACTTGCAAAGGGCTGGCCTTGAGGACCTCAGGAGGTATCTTGGGTCTTGTCTTTTGTGTGGTTCTCAGTGAAATAACTGAAGTGGTCTGAGCAAATCAGACATGATGGCGTATGCTGGTACTCTTGGCTGTTCCAAAGGTGGGATGGGAGGATTTCTGGAGCCCAGGAGTTTAGAGCCAGCCTAATACACATAGTGGGAAGATATCCTACCGGCCACCAAAGAGGCGAAGGCGCCTGAAGTTCAGGTGTAGGCAGCAAGCTTCAGTGCCGCTGTGTGGTGACGTCTGTGGGTCTTACTGCTGGCTTATTAGGTCTGGACGTGGGAATGGCCTGGTGAGTCTGCTTATTTGTCTGACCTGGCTCCATCGCCTGGGTTCCGGGAGTTTTCTCTGGGTCTCCTTCAGAACCGACTCTTGTCCCAGTTCCATTCTTTGTGGGTTTAGAGGCGCCAGCGCAGCCCTCCATCCTGGGATGTGAGCTGGTCCTCTCCTGCCTTGCACAATGGTTCAGGTTGGGCCTGGGGCCTGCTGGGCAGTGGGATGGGCCTGGGATTTTTCAGGAGACCCCTTTTGATCCCAGCTGTTACCCGGCCAGAAGGAGGTAGTTCTGGAGACCCCATTTGCATGGCCTGCCTGTGAATGAAGCCATGGAAAGGAGAAGGGTGGTTGAGGCATGACCATT
The sequence above is drawn from the Peromyscus leucopus breed LL Stock chromosome 1, UCI_PerLeu_2.1, whole genome shotgun sequence genome and encodes:
- the Lat gene encoding linker for activation of T-cells family member 1 isoform X1, with the protein product MGRTQLARLSPFPLEGLSRPEPQPLPSHGPSASSSPFPQLGGGEWAGGRRSRLRSLMISCPHHSFLSHAGGEEEQRQAGSKRGAGTAGHRDRASGSWGTGPSSGSEPRNGRHRPHAQSSEEVGVVEPQRRTQLPAAAAAGSRAGARSVPHPCCCGSASRGCSAAGSGAGALQMEADALSPLELGLLLLPLLVTLLAALCVRCRELPASYESASTESLYPRSILIKPPQITVPRTTSTSYPLVTSFPPLRQPDLLPIPRSPQPLGGSHRMPSSRQDSEDANSVASYENQGGSGVWGTGWGGEAGAVPGHVDFSLLTEPACENVDEDEDEDDYPNEGYLEVLPDSTPAAVPVVSSAPVPSNPGLRDSAFSMESGEDYVNVPESEESAEASLDGSREYVNVSQELQPVTGAELATLKSQEVEDEEEEGVEAEEAPDYENLQELN
- the Lat gene encoding linker for activation of T-cells family member 1 isoform X3; protein product: MGRTQLARLSPFPLEGLSRPEPQPLPSHGPSASSSPFPQLGGGEWAGGRRSRLRSLMISCPHHSFLSHAGGEEEQRQAGSKRGAGTAGHRDRASGSWGTGPSSGSEPRNGRHRPHAQSSEEVGVVEPQRRTQLPAAAAAGSRAGARSVPHPCCCGSASRGCSAAGSGAGALQMEADALSPLELGLLLLPLLVTLLAALCVRCRELPASYESASTESLYPRSILIKPPQITVPRTTSTSYPLVTSFPPLRQPDLLPIPRSPQPLGGSHRMPSSRQDSEDEPACENVDEDEDEDDYPNEGYLEVLPDSTPAAVPVVSSAPVPSNPGLRDSAFSMESGEDYVNVPESEESAEASLDGSREYVNVSQELQPVTGAELATLKSQEVEDEEEEGVEAEEAPDYENLQELN
- the Lat gene encoding linker for activation of T-cells family member 1 isoform X2, whose protein sequence is MGRTQLARLSPFPLEGLSRPEPQPLPSHGPSASSSPFPQLGGGEWAGGRRSRLRSLMISCPHHSFLSHAGGEEEQRQAGSKRGAGTAGHRDRASGSWGTGPSSGSEPRNGRHRPHAQSSEEVGVVEPQRRTQLPAAAAAGSRAGARSVPHPCCCGSASRGCSAAGSGAGALQMEADALSPLELGLLLLPLLVTLLAALCVRCRELPASYESASTESLYPRSILIKPPQITVPRTTSTSYPLVTSFPPLRQPDLLPIPRSPQPLGGSHRMPSSRQDSEDANSVASYENQEPACENVDEDEDEDDYPNEGYLEVLPDSTPAAVPVVSSAPVPSNPGLRDSAFSMESGEDYVNVPESEESAEASLDGSREYVNVSQELQPVTGAELATLKSQEVEDEEEEGVEAEEAPDYENLQELN